ACTGGAGCAGCTGGGGTATGACCTCGGAATCGGTATCGGATTGGAACACGTGGCCCTTCGAGATGAGCTCCTCCTTCAGCTGCAAGTAGTTGCCGACTATGCCGTTGTGAACCACGGCTATTCTCCCGTTGGGGCTGATGTGAGGGTGAGAGTTGACCTTGTTTGGCTTCCCATGAGTAGCCCAGCGGGAATGGGCGATTCCGGTGGCGCCTCGCACCTCTTGAAACCTCTCCTTCTCGAAGACCTCAGCGACTCTGCCGGTGTTCTTCCTAACGTCGATCTTCCCGTCAGAAAGGACTGCCATTCCGCAGCTGTCGTAGCCCCTATACTCGAGGTTCAACATGCAGTTATACAGACGTTTCGTAATGTCTGAACTGCCAACGATTCCACTTATTCCGCACATATCGGCCCAACCTCGAAGGAGACTTCTTTCATCAGCTAAGGAAGCGTTCCACGATGAGGTATCCTGGAGCCCGGCGAAACGAGCGTCCCGGGCAGAAGGGTGTTGCTGGCCCCTATCACGACGTTGTCTCCGACAAATGAGCCCATCTTCGTGAGGCCAGAATCCACGACTTGTCCAGCGATCTTGACGCTGATTGGCACATCTTCGAGGCTCTCGTTCACGGTCATCGTGCCTGACCCGATGATGGCGTTCTGGCCGATAACGCTATCGCCGACGAATGAGAGCCGACCTATTCTGGTCTTGCCGAACAGCACGCAGTTCTTCAGCTCAACCCCGTATCCCACAATCGTCCACTCGCCAAGCGACGTAAACTCGCGTATCAGGGAGTTGTTCCCGATGTAGCAGTGTTTGCCCACGTAGCATGGACCTCGCAGCACCGCCCCCTCACTTATCTCGGCGTAATCATCAATGAATACTGACCCAGTGAAGGTTATGTTCGAGGCGACTTTGGCGAGCTTGGAGATGCTGGCGTTGGGCCACTTGTCCATCAGAATGCGGTTGGCCTGCAACACATCCCAAGGACGGTTCATGTCTATCCAATCCTCTTTCCAGATCGTTGCATAGAAACCGTATTCGCTGCTCAGGTCGTTGAAGGCGGCCGCCACGTTCCCCTCGTTTCTCTCCACAAGGTCGAAGAACTCGGACGCGAGAACGAACGTCCCCGCAAGGACGTAGTTACCCATTGCGTGGCCCTTCGGCTTCTCAACCACTCTCGATATCCGCGACGTCTCATCAAGGTAAACGTTCCCGTAAAGCTCCGTCCGAGGCACAAGAGCTACCACGGCAGTCGATTTCTTGAACTCGCTGAACGATGCCAAGCAGTTCAGGAAGATGTTCTCGGAGAACACCGTGTCGCCATACGAGACGATGAAATAGTCCAATCCCTTGAATCTATCTCGTGCACGAAGCACCGCCTCGCCAATGCCGCCCTCTGCATCTTGATGAACATACTCAATGTTCATCCCCCAGGCGGAGCCCCGCCCGAAGTAGTTTCGGATCTGCTCCGCGTGGTGGCCAACCACGATCACCGCATCGGTGATGCCCGCGTCCCTCAGCATCATCAGCGAGTGCTCGAGCAGCGGTTTACCGCAGAGGATCATCATAGGTTTCGGCCTGGTATCTGAAAGAGGCGAGAGATTGGCGCCTCGCCCTCCAGCAAGAATGAGTGCTTTCATTTTGGATCACAACCTTCCCATGTCAATCCGCTACACACGTTCTGGCGTTTACACATCTTCTCGCATCATCGGGCACAAGTATATCCTCTCTCTCAATGACCTCAAAGCAAGCGCTCCACCGCCGTCATCCGCCAGTGACGCCGGCGCCAGAGACAAAAGACCCAACCGCTCGGCGAGGCCATCTTTGCCCCGGGAATTGAAAATAGATATAATGCCCTGTATTGTCAACTAACGCCGGGACGGCGACCGCCGGCGTCGCGCGGTGGGCAAGAGGCTTATTGTCTGCATAGATAGGTTGCAGCGCATTGAGAGGAACAGCTGAACGGTGACCTGGTCTTGGATTGGCAACTTATTGTTGTTTTCGCTGGGCGGTCTTCTGCTGCTCCAAGCCTTGTTCCTCAAGATCAAGGCTGAGAGGGCCGCGTCTCTAGTGGAGCTCGCGTTTGCCGCGGACGCGCTGGTGCTCTTGGTCTGGCGGGTGTATTCCTTCCTTCTTGGCGACAAAACCGGCCTTCAGCCAGCCTCGGCAATTGCGATCTGCGTTCCGGCAATTGTGTATGTAGCTGCCGCGAGAATGCTGAGGAAGAAGAGGGTCGGGCTGTTGGTCTGGGCGGCAATGGCGCTTGCTAGCTTCTTTTCGTTCGCCTTTCTCGCCACACAGGAGGCCGGCGCCACATATTTTCCGAGCTTCGCATCCGGCTCCGAGCGAATATCCACGATAGAGCTTGAAAAGCAGAAGCAGCAGAACCGCGACTATCTTGGCTCGATGGAGCTGTCGGACGTTAGGGCAAAGTATTATGAGGACAGGTTCCACGGGCATTCAATCCTTCTGGAGTGCGAGATAAGAAACACTGGATTGCGGGACGTTGGCACCGTCACGCTTTCGGCCACACTCTTTTCGGACGACGGAGCGATCATCCATCAAGAGGATTTCTATCCCGTTTCAAAAGACTCGCCGCTGTCTTCCGGCAACAAACTGCACATGCTCTCTCGTTTCTCTCAGACTCCAAAGGGATGGAATCCCAAGAACCTCGACGTGCGCATAACAGAGCTCAGACTAGCGGGCAATCTCATGATCTCAGCCGCGACATTTCCGCATTTTTCAGGTAAAAAGGACAAATGAAAAACGACCAAGAAAAACCCAAACTCCTTTTCTGGGGCCTGATGGGCTACGACAGACCATCTACCAGAATCCGCTGCGTCAACTTCGCTGACCAGCTGCAAAAGCGCGGCTACACGTGCGACTACGTTCTCTACAAGGACAGATACGGACGGCAGTTCGGGCACGAGCAGATGCTGCACGTGGGCGACCGCCACAAACTGATGATATCCCGCCGTGCATACAAAGACCACAAGAACGATGACGGTGCGGTCATATACTTACAGAAGGCGCATTGGCACGCTCTTACGCCGCACCTCTTGCACAAGCGTCGTGGCGTCAAGATGATCTTCGACTACGATGACTGGGACCTGGACAGGTCCCCGTTTCTCAACCATGACTTCCTCAATTCTATCTTTCTCGGCAGCAGGGATGAGGCGGTGATCACATGGAAGCTGGTTGACGAGTCGATAGCCTGCGTGGCGGCCAGCAGGGAGCTGGAGCGGCTGCTCAAGATGAGACATCCCAGGGTCTATTACATCCCGACGGGGCCAGATACGGAGCGGTTCTCGATGACCGACAAGCGGCGAGCCGCGCGCGCCGGGCAGGCCAAGACAGCCTTCGTGTGGTGTGGCAACATCTGGGGTGATATTATCCTCGGGAACGTTGTCTTTCTCCTCAACTGCTTCTCCAAGGTCTATCAGGCCAATCAAAACGTCGTGCTCCGCCTCCTGGCGTGGGGCACTTATGGCCACGTCGTCAGGGGCCTTATCTCAACAGCGTACCGCCATCTTCCCATCGAGTTCCGCGAGTTCATCCATCCCGACCGCGTCCCCGACTTCCTGGCCGAGGCGCACGTGGGCCTCCTCCCACTTCAGGCCGATGAGATGAACGTCCAGTGGCTCAAGAGCAAGAGCCCGACCAAACAGTTCGAGTACATGGCTATGGAGCTTCCGACCGTCGCGATGCCCGTCGGCGATGTCAAGTATCTGGTGAAGGACGGTGTGAACGGCTTTTTGGCCCGTTCAGAGGATGAGTTCGTCGAGAAGATGCTGACTCTCGCAGGCGACCGAGCTCTTTGCGCCTCGATGGGCACGAAGGCGAGGCAGACGATCCTCAAGGACTACTGCCTGGAGCGCCTCGGCGACAAGCTCGACGCGATGCTCACCGAGCTTCGGCGGGAGAACCTGCTCTAGCCTTCCAGTCTGCGGATTAGGTCCGCCTCGAAAAGCGAACGACACGCCTCGCCGTAAGAGTCTCTAGCCCCGCTCAGGATTCAGCTTGATAAACGTGTTCAGGGAGCTTAGTATTGTTTCTGTAAGGCTCATTTGCTTTGGGCAAGGCAATCTTAATTGAGCGCCTGAGCGTTGGTGCTTAAGTTTATGATGGAGGGCCCATGATGAGAGCATTCTATGCACTAAGTAGGTCTTGGAGGATGAGAATCGCTTCCTTTATGGCTTGTGCTTGGCTCGCTCTATGCCTCGTCCCGAATTTGGCCGCACTGACCATCACCACCTTTCGTTTCTCGGACCTTGACCCAGTCCCTGACCGCCGCAGTCAGCCGGTTGTGGGGCCCGAAGGGGACATCTGGTTCACGGTGAATAATCCCGCAAGATTGATGAGGATTCGTGATTCTCGGATCGAGTGCGTTCTCGACTCAGGTATTACACCGGGTGATGCCCTCGATCTCTCCGTGTCGCCGGATGGCCGACTGTATCTGTCCAATTGCCGTTACGTTTACTTACCCGAGGAAGGGATTGTGCCCAGCGGGGTCAGACAGCCACAACGCGGAGGCTATATCCAGGATCCCGGCATTTTCGACGCAGACCTCCGGATGTACTGTACGATAAACTCGCAGTACATGTTTTGGCGGGAGGGATACCTGTTCGAGATGTCCATGGGTGAAGAGGCCATTCTAAGGTTTCAGACGTCGGTCATAGGGCGCCCCCTGATCGTGTCCTTGAACGAGTGCTGGATGACCTATGCGCCCTATCTGTCCAAGATTAACCTTGAGACGGGAGAAGTCGAAGAGAGATATAGGATAGACCCCATCGCCTACCGCGTCTGCGCTAAGGACTCCATGGGTCGGCTGTGGCTATCTGGCGAGAATATCGTGATATTTGATGGTGAGAACTCCGAGACGTTCGCTGCAACATTCGACAGCCCCGACCATGAATGGTACCAATGGTATGATTATGTCGCTCTCACGGGGGACATGACCACATGGGCAATAACTGGAAGGAACGCGGATACCATAGGTATCACGAGATTCAAGCGTGATGACGCCCTCCTGCTCACGGCTGAAGATGGCCTGTTGAGCGGCCACGTCTTTTATCCACCGTCGATCGACATCGACTATGACGGCAACGTCTGGGTACTTCACAATGAGGGCATCAGCAGGATAGCGGACGGGGGATGGCCGCCGATGCGTTTGATGCTGCATCGGCTGGAGACGCCGGAGAGCATTGCGGTGGAGGCGCAGGTGATAAACAACGGGCCGGTCGTTGGCGTTGACGTGTATGTGGCGCTTGAGCTGAACGGGCAGCTTCTGTTCTGGCCGAACTGGCAGCCGGAGCCTTCGCCTGTCCAGGTCAACCTCTGCCCCGGCTTCAGCGAATCGGCGACGATCATCGAGATGCCGAGGTCGCAAATTCCGCCCGGGAGCTACACGTTCTGGGGCTGTATGACCGGCCGAGGCACGCAGAAGCTCATCGGCCCCCTCGACCGCAAGTTCGAGGTGCTCCGCATAGATGTGAACGAGGGCAACTGATTCGCGAGAGGTGTCATGTTCGAGAACAGAACAATTGACATCCAGATATCCCCGTTTCAGGGGATGACGGCCGTGGTTGATAGGGTTGTTTTTGAGGACACCTTTGAGCCATATCAGAGGCACGTCTATAAGATCGCACGCGAGGGATTCGATCCGGGCATCATCCTGCCGGACGACCCTGGAGTTGTCCCATATCTGTTTATCACGCAATTGCAGGACTTGTTAATCGAGCGCCTGAGCGTTGGCGCTTAACGCTATGGTGGGAGACCTATCATGAGAGCGTTCCTTTGCTGCTGCGCCATTTCGTGGGCCGTTATCGGTATCGCGCCATTTGCTCTATCGAACGTCGTTGAGACATTCATCCTGCCGATGGAGCCGGTCCCTGTGTGGTGTTCCGATTTCATGGATGACGGTAGGGAGGTTGGCCCGGAGGGTGACATTTGGTTGATCCTGCCCATGCCGGAGCGTCTGATGCGCATCTCGGGTGATCAGATTCAGTGCGTTTTCGATAGTGGCATCATGGTCAACGGGGGCCCCCCTTTGACTTTCTCCCCAGACGGGCCGCTCTGGATCGGTAATTTCAAGTACGTTTACTCACCGGAGCAGGGATTGCACGAAAGCGGTCTCGAGATACCCCCGACATATTCCGGGCCTGGCGCGTCGACCGGTGTCTGGCGTCCCATGATCGACATGAACTGCCGGATGTTCCTCTGCGGAGGCTCCTCGTCTTGGGATTACCACAGCTCATGCGTCTGGGAGGTCAGGTCCGGCGAAAGCCCGCTCAAGCTGTTCGAGGCACAGGACCTGCAATTCCCTTTTTTGGTTTCGGCGGATGAGTTCTGTGCTTACATTCCCAATCACTGGGGTGGGCAGGAGTCCGAGATCGACTTGGACGCAAGTGTTGTGAAAGGTGAATACGGAGATTTCAGGATTCGTATGGACGCCGAGGATAGCGAGGGTCTTATGTGGTTTGCGGGCTATACCGGAATTTCGACGTTTGATCACGGTGATTTCTCGAGATACTGCGAGCCTGGCGATGGAGTCTCCTTTCAGTGGCCGCTGGTCTTGACGGCGGATTGGACTGTGTGGGTGGGGACAGCGACCGCAGGCGCTCTTCGGATTCGGGGTGCTCAGGGGGAGGAGCAGCGCTTTTTCACAACAGAGGAGGGTCTATTAACCAACCGCTGCCGCTATCCGAAAATTGACTATGACGGGCGAGTCTGGTTCTTCAACGCGAACGATGAGGGCATCATCGGTCTGAGCAGGATAACGGATGGGGGATGGCCGCCGATGCGGCTGATGCTGCATCGGCTGGAGACGCCGGAGGGGATTGCGGTTGAGGCGCAGGTGATAAACAACGGGCCGGTCGTTGGCGTTGACGTGTAT
The genomic region above belongs to bacterium and contains:
- a CDS encoding glycosyltransferase family 4 protein — translated: MKNDQEKPKLLFWGLMGYDRPSTRIRCVNFADQLQKRGYTCDYVLYKDRYGRQFGHEQMLHVGDRHKLMISRRAYKDHKNDDGAVIYLQKAHWHALTPHLLHKRRGVKMIFDYDDWDLDRSPFLNHDFLNSIFLGSRDEAVITWKLVDESIACVAASRELERLLKMRHPRVYYIPTGPDTERFSMTDKRRAARAGQAKTAFVWCGNIWGDIILGNVVFLLNCFSKVYQANQNVVLRLLAWGTYGHVVRGLISTAYRHLPIEFREFIHPDRVPDFLAEAHVGLLPLQADEMNVQWLKSKSPTKQFEYMAMELPTVAMPVGDVKYLVKDGVNGFLARSEDEFVEKMLTLAGDRALCASMGTKARQTILKDYCLERLGDKLDAMLTELRRENLL
- the glmU gene encoding bifunctional sugar-1-phosphate nucleotidylyltransferase/acetyltransferase — its product is MKALILAGGRGANLSPLSDTRPKPMMILCGKPLLEHSLMMLRDAGITDAVIVVGHHAEQIRNYFGRGSAWGMNIEYVHQDAEGGIGEAVLRARDRFKGLDYFIVSYGDTVFSENIFLNCLASFSEFKKSTAVVALVPRTELYGNVYLDETSRISRVVEKPKGHAMGNYVLAGTFVLASEFFDLVERNEGNVAAAFNDLSSEYGFYATIWKEDWIDMNRPWDVLQANRILMDKWPNASISKLAKVASNITFTGSVFIDDYAEISEGAVLRGPCYVGKHCYIGNNSLIREFTSLGEWTIVGYGVELKNCVLFGKTRIGRLSFVGDSVIGQNAIIGSGTMTVNESLEDVPISVKIAGQVVDSGLTKMGSFVGDNVVIGASNTLLPGTLVSPGSRIPHRGTLP